TGCGCCCTTGGCACGAAAAGCTTGTGCGATGCCGTTGCCGATGCCGCTGGAACCGCCGACGACCAGCACCTGCCTGCTTGAGAAATCGAGCTCGTTCATCGCGGCCTCCCTTTGCTTTTGCTTTGTTTGACGTCTGTGTGGATCGATGCCAGCCTTGTCAATCGCACAACAATAAACGAGCAGGCCCGAGGAAGCAGCATGCCAGACTTCAAGCAGCTCAGCCGATCCGTCAAGGGAATGACCGTTCTCGTCACAGGCGCGGCAAGCGGCATGGGTCGCGCGACCGCACGCGTGTTCGGTGCGGAAGGCGCCAATGTCGCTGTAACCGACTACGACCCGGATGGAGCGCAAGCCGTCGCCAGGGAGGTCACCGCGAGCGGCGGCTCTGCCAAGGCGTGGAAGCTCGATGTTGCCAACGCCGGGGAGATCAGCCGCGTGGTGGGCGACGTCGCTGCGCATTTCGGCGGGCTCGACATCGTCGTCAACAATGCCGGCATTTCCGTACGCGTTGCGATCGACGACGAAAGTTACGAAGACGCCTGGGCCAAGGGCATCGCGGTGATGCTGACGGCGCATCCGCGCATCATCCGCGCCGCTCTCCCGCACCTGCGCAAATCGAACAGCCCGCGCATCGTCAACATCGCCTCCACCGAG
This region of Bradyrhizobium sp. CCGUVB1N3 genomic DNA includes:
- a CDS encoding SDR family NAD(P)-dependent oxidoreductase, giving the protein MPDFKQLSRSVKGMTVLVTGAASGMGRATARVFGAEGANVAVTDYDPDGAQAVAREVTASGGSAKAWKLDVANAGEISRVVGDVAAHFGGLDIVVNNAGISVRVAIDDESYEDAWAKGIAVMLTAHPRIIRAALPHLRKSNSPRIVNIASTEALGATALHSPYSAAKGGVASLTRSLAVELGREGITVNCICPGPIRTAITDRIPEDHKTIYAKRRTALGRYGDPEEVAHMTLSLCLPAASFLTGAVIPVDGGLMARNA